One window of the Vigna radiata var. radiata cultivar VC1973A chromosome 1, Vradiata_ver6, whole genome shotgun sequence genome contains the following:
- the LOC106761261 gene encoding uncharacterized protein LOC106761261 — MENWEESHESLRADVSQLKDQIGQILAALESLKTTGESSSAQIEGSAHFIPPMFNVVGQSVPFPLYGFPPGYTPPIREYSGAEQAAFLFPTTVNVPPIGTQGPVLVSTPMASIAMNDTTTVEGTRVTVLPHVVTGNDPSAKATPNTALHGVISNVDEATGRLESLEARLMAVEGVESYGFGDVARLSLVPGVKIPHKFKAPEFEKYNGSSCPKSHPTMYCKKMAAYAYDSQLLIHVFQDSLAGVALNWYTHLEPSRIRCWADLADAFVKQYVYNTHVAPDRLQLQNMTKKDNETFKEYAQRWRELAAQVEPPLYDMEMVAMFVNTLHPPFYERMVGNVSVNFVDIIIIGERIEVGLKNGKIAHGLSAAANYEKSNFNPGKKKEGDVYAASEMPMGRGQAPTPGHQPYLSQPSYAANASFAHQTRPRQQQGYYPPHRIPTEAWKAGANASPNLNVGQNNLPRRNQFVNFTPIPMTYAELLPNLIEKVLVDICSMKPVQPPYPRSYDANAKCSYHGEGVGHSIEKFVSFKYKVQDLIDSGWLKFQEDKPNTEANPLSGHGSASMNVVEIEEHELVRDVSKIRSSKRFIFEALLKVGFLKDDYDMGLACTLHPTAGHSIEECVEFEEFLQGLLDKNLMQVRYDDEKELIEERKECSLARVEGQEPKAGKIHVSNVKKSFHNAGWINTDQAAAVEDEDGPEGSSFVWACSPDAQLNN, encoded by the coding sequence ATGGAAAATTGGGAGGAGTCGCATGAATCCCTCAGAGCTGATGTCAGCCAGTTGAAAGACCAGATCGGCCAGATCTTGGCAGCTCTCGAATCCTTGAAGACTACTGGAGAGTCTTCGTCTGCACAGATTGAGGGGAGTGCTCACTTTATTCCCCCGATGTTCAACGTTGTGGGCCAATCGGTTCCCTTCCCACTGTATGGATTTCCCCCGGGTTACACTCCTCCCATAAGAGAGTACTCGGGAGCAGAACAAGCTGCATTCTTATTTCCCACCACTGTCAACGTACCGCCAATCGGCACTCAGGGACCTGTCTTAGTGTCAACTCCCATGGCGAGTATAGCAATGAATGATACGACCACAGTTGAAGGAACGCGTGTAACTGTATTGCCACACGTGGTTACTGGAAATGACCCTTCAGCCAAGGCCACACCAAACACCGCGTTGCATGGGGTAATTAGTAACGTCGATGAAGCTACGGGTAGGCTGGAGAGTCTGGAGGCGAGACTAATGGCTGTTGAGGGAGTTGAAAGCTATGGGTTTGGAGATGTAGCAAGACTAAGTTTGGTTCCTGGTGTGAAAATACCACACAAGTTTAAAGCACCGGAATTTGAAAAGTATAATGGTAGTTCATGCCCAAAAAGCCATCCGACCATGTATTGCAAAAAGATGGCTGCGTATGCTTATGATAGCCAGCTACTCATCCATGTTTTCCAAGACAGTTTGGCTGGGGTAGCGTTGAATTGGTACACCCATTTAGAGCCATCTCGAATTCGTTGCTGGGCGGATCTGGCTGATGCCTTTGTGAAGCAGTACGTATACAACACGCATGTCGCACCAGACCGTTTGCAACTGCAAAATATGACAAAGAAGGACAACGAAACCTTCAAGGAATATGCCCAGCGGTGGAGAGAGTTAGCTGCGCAAGTCGAGCCACCTTTGTATGACATGGAGATGGTAGCAATGTTTGTGAACACGCTCCATCCACCATTTTATGAACGCATGGTCGGGAATGTGTCCGTCAATTTCGTTGATATCATCATAATAGGCGAAAGGATCGAAGTCGGGTTGAAGAATGGGAAAATTGCACATGGCCTGTCCGCAGCTGCAAACTAcgaaaaatccaatttcaatccgggaaagaagaaggaagggGATGTGTATGCAGCTTCGGAAATGCCTATGGGGAGAGGTCAAGCTCCCACTCCTGGTCATCAACCATACTTAAGCCAACCTTCCTATGCTGCTAATGCCTCGTTTGCTCACCAAACTAGGCCACGACAACAACAAGGGTATTATCCACCGCATCGCATCCCAACCGAAGCTTGGAAGGCTGGGGCAAATGCGAGCCCAAATCTGAATGTGGGTCAAAACAACCTCCCAAGGAGGAATCAGTTTGTTAACTTCACCCCAATCCCTATGACATACGCGGAGTTGCTACCTAACCTGATCGAAAAGGTCCTGGTCGACATTTGCTCGATGAAGCCTGTACAACCACCATACCCTAGGAGTTATGATGCAAATGCCAAGTGTAGTTACCATGGGGAAGGCGTGGGTCACTCAATCGAGAAGTTCGtgtcttttaaatataaagtacAAGATCTAATCGACTCCGGGTGGCTAAAGTTTCAAGAAGATAAGCCTAATACTGAGGCCAATCCGTTGTCCGGACATGGGAGTGCTTCGATGAATGTTGTCGAGATAGAAGAGCATGAACTGGTAAGGGATGTGAGCAAAATTCGGAGTTCTAAGAGGTTTATTTTCGAGGCGCTGTTGAAAGTGGGTTTTTTGAAAGACGATTATGATATGGGTTTGGCATGCACGCTCCATCCAACTGCTGGGCACTCTATTGAGGAGTGTGTTGAATTTGAAGAGTTTCTGCAAGGCCTACTGGACAAAAATTTGATGCAAGTACGCTACGATGACGAGAAAGAActgattgaagaaagaaaagagtgcAGTCTGGCTCGTGTGGAAGGACAAGAACCCAAAGCGGGAAAGATTCATGTTTCTAACGTCAAGAAGAGCTTTCACAATGCTGGATGGATCAACACTGACCAAGCAGCCGCCGTGGAGGATGAAGATGGACCTGAAGGCTCAAGTTTCGTGTGGGCCTGCTCCCCGGACGCACAACTCAACAATTGA